One window of Streptomyces sp. SUK 48 genomic DNA carries:
- a CDS encoding MBL fold metallo-hydrolase: MAARIERLVTSGQFSLDGGTWDVDNNVWIVGDDHEAIVIDAAHDADAIARAVGDRRLTAIVCTHAHNDHIDAAPALADRTGAVIWLHPDDLPLWRMTHPDRDPDRLLVDDQVIEAAGADLTVLHTPGHAPGAVCLHDPGLGVVFTGDTLFQGGPGATGRSFSHFPTIVDSIRDKLLTLPPETRVLTGHGDSTTIGAEAPHLEEWIKRGH; encoded by the coding sequence ACCTCGGGGCAGTTCAGCCTCGACGGCGGCACCTGGGACGTCGACAACAACGTCTGGATCGTGGGCGACGACCACGAGGCGATCGTCATCGACGCCGCCCATGACGCCGACGCCATCGCCCGCGCCGTCGGCGACCGCAGGCTCACCGCCATCGTGTGCACCCACGCCCACAACGATCACATCGACGCGGCGCCCGCGCTGGCCGACCGCACCGGCGCGGTCATCTGGCTGCACCCCGACGACCTGCCGCTGTGGCGGATGACCCACCCCGACCGCGACCCCGACCGGCTCCTCGTGGACGACCAGGTCATCGAGGCGGCCGGCGCCGACCTCACCGTGCTGCACACCCCCGGGCACGCGCCCGGCGCGGTCTGCCTGCACGATCCCGGGCTGGGCGTCGTCTTCACCGGCGACACCCTCTTCCAGGGCGGCCCCGGCGCCACCGGCCGCTCCTTCTCCCACTTCCCGACGATCGTCGACTCCATCCGCGACAAGCTGCTCACCCTCCCGCCCGAGACCAGGGTCCTCACCGGGCACGGCGACTCCACCACCATCGGCGCCGAGGCCCCCCACCTGGAGGAATGGATTAAACGCGGGCACTGA